One stretch of Streptomyces agglomeratus DNA includes these proteins:
- a CDS encoding DUF6879 family protein, producing the protein MFDTFEREAFRLETLDDYSKSGNVDAYRTFLARESQPADYNEGWVSELRSHTSKGKRVYRVHVLSRPLTPYLRFELGWGYQKNMMGGEEFFILDTTEQPNPLEGVPDFWLMDETPVVMHYDESGAFADQEVLSEDRAGEFVAYRDTAMAHSVPFPKWWAKHGGE; encoded by the coding sequence TTGTTCGACACCTTCGAGCGAGAGGCGTTCCGGCTAGAGACCTTGGATGACTACAGCAAATCGGGGAACGTCGACGCCTATCGAACGTTCCTCGCCAGGGAGTCTCAGCCGGCCGACTACAACGAAGGCTGGGTGTCAGAACTCCGTTCCCACACAAGCAAGGGCAAGCGCGTCTATCGCGTTCATGTTCTCTCGCGGCCTCTCACTCCCTACCTGCGGTTCGAGTTGGGCTGGGGCTATCAGAAGAACATGATGGGCGGCGAGGAGTTCTTCATTCTCGACACCACCGAACAACCGAACCCCCTAGAAGGGGTTCCTGACTTTTGGCTGATGGATGAGACTCCAGTCGTCATGCACTACGACGAATCGGGAGCCTTCGCGGATCAGGAAGTTCTGAGCGAAGACCGGGCAGGCGAGTTCGTCGCGTACCGAGATACGGCCATGGCTCACTCCGTGCCGTTCCCGAAATGGTGGGCAAAGCACGGGGGCGAGTGA
- a CDS encoding DUF397 domain-containing protein, producing MTQRPEFEFVTAAACRDARVDNCPEVALNVPGVVALRDSERPDTIVTMTSAQWARLTDGVKAGEFDVIA from the coding sequence ATGACCCAACGGCCCGAATTCGAGTTCGTCACGGCGGCGGCATGCCGTGACGCCCGTGTGGACAACTGCCCTGAGGTGGCACTGAACGTGCCGGGAGTGGTGGCGTTGCGGGACAGCGAGCGACCCGACACCATCGTCACCATGACGTCCGCACAGTGGGCGAGGCTCACGGACGGCGTGAAGGCCGGAGAGTTCGACGTAATCGCCTAA
- a CDS encoding helix-turn-helix domain-containing protein — protein sequence MNRAELGAALRALRLASGKEAKSVARSAVMSASKLSKIETGKLAPSVVDAEGILTAIGVSNEVKAEYLEAARAAATEATAWRLVRRIGVHKAQQQTRALEAQMRSLRLFQPALVPGLLQTPEYIRAILSRHDLGEDVLTRTISARIERQQALYDSTKELCFVITESVLRWRIVSATRMAEQIDRLASLSRLPNIDIRVVPLAAQQQDIANHAFVIRDDRTVTVETIHAEIVVTDPQDVSLYVRKFERFAATALAGEDMRATLASIRDGFLREQETG from the coding sequence GTGAACAGAGCAGAACTAGGGGCCGCACTGCGGGCGCTTCGACTGGCATCCGGGAAGGAAGCTAAATCCGTCGCCCGCAGTGCTGTCATGTCCGCAAGCAAGCTAAGCAAGATTGAAACGGGCAAGCTCGCCCCGTCCGTCGTAGACGCTGAGGGCATTCTTACAGCCATCGGTGTTTCGAATGAGGTCAAAGCTGAGTACCTGGAAGCGGCCAGAGCGGCAGCAACAGAGGCAACGGCTTGGCGTCTCGTCCGACGAATCGGGGTGCACAAGGCTCAGCAGCAGACGAGGGCGCTAGAGGCGCAGATGAGGAGTCTGCGGCTTTTTCAGCCGGCCTTGGTTCCTGGCCTTCTCCAGACACCCGAATACATCCGGGCAATCCTTTCCCGGCATGACCTTGGCGAGGACGTTCTCACGCGCACCATCAGCGCGAGAATAGAGCGACAACAGGCCCTCTACGACTCGACCAAGGAACTCTGCTTCGTTATCACGGAGTCCGTACTGCGCTGGCGAATCGTATCAGCTACCAGGATGGCGGAACAGATAGACCGACTCGCGTCTCTGTCACGGCTGCCCAACATTGATATCCGCGTCGTTCCCCTGGCTGCACAGCAACAAGACATAGCCAACCACGCCTTTGTTATCCGGGACGACAGAACAGTCACTGTTGAGACCATCCACGCAGAGATTGTCGTCACCGACCCCCAAGACGTATCCCTGTACGTCCGTAAGTTCGAGCGCTTTGCCGCAACGGCGCTCGCGGGCGAGGATATGCGCGCCACCCTGGCCAGCATCCGTGACGGATTCTTGCGGGAACAGGAAACAGGCTAG
- a CDS encoding phage major capsid protein: protein MPQGGLRCIPGHGNRVFKGLISLGATTNLPAGATANRWDDVHDAYAAIEAAGATPGVIFASPDQAKALRKARENGTSGAYLAGTVTDPAAVRGLGLPIHVSANIPARHVIVADPSRIHMGARSEVRVAMSEHMEFDKDVSVYRIAGLAIAETASVQILKAAAS from the coding sequence TTGCCTCAAGGTGGACTTCGATGCATTCCAGGGCACGGGAACAGGGTCTTCAAGGGGCTTATCAGCCTTGGCGCGACCACGAACCTTCCCGCTGGGGCTACCGCAAACCGCTGGGACGACGTGCACGATGCCTACGCCGCTATTGAGGCGGCGGGTGCGACTCCGGGTGTTATCTTCGCTTCCCCGGATCAGGCCAAGGCGTTGCGAAAGGCCCGCGAGAACGGAACTTCGGGGGCGTACCTTGCCGGCACGGTGACCGATCCTGCGGCAGTGCGTGGCCTCGGCCTGCCTATCCACGTGAGTGCGAATATTCCGGCTCGCCACGTGATTGTGGCCGATCCCTCGCGAATTCACATGGGCGCGCGCTCGGAAGTCCGGGTTGCCATGTCGGAGCACATGGAATTCGATAAGGATGTGTCGGTCTACCGGATCGCGGGACTGGCAATCGCCGAGACTGCTTCAGTGCAGATCCTCAAGGCAGCCGCCAGCTAG